In Nostoc sp. CENA543, a single genomic region encodes these proteins:
- a CDS encoding DUF1636 domain-containing protein — translation MDNTTAHSLFVCTTCASVWQDGKRIGESGGQKLLHQLQELAQDWELREEFPIQAVECMSACNRSCVVAFAAEGKMTYLFGDLAVDDSISAVLECATKYYKKPDGLLPWSERPEPLKKGILAKIPSLSLK, via the coding sequence ATGGATAATACTACTGCTCATAGTTTATTTGTTTGCACAACTTGTGCTAGCGTTTGGCAAGATGGAAAACGCATAGGTGAAAGCGGTGGTCAAAAACTTCTGCATCAGTTACAGGAATTAGCACAAGATTGGGAATTACGGGAAGAATTTCCTATCCAAGCAGTGGAATGTATGAGTGCTTGTAACCGTTCCTGCGTCGTCGCTTTTGCGGCTGAAGGTAAAATGACCTATTTATTCGGAGACTTAGCAGTTGATGATAGTATATCTGCTGTCTTGGAATGTGCTACTAAATACTATAAAAAACCAGATGGGTTGTTACCTTGGTCGGAACGGCCAGAACCATTAAAAAAAGGAATATTAGCCAAAATTCCGTCTTTATCCTTGAAATAG
- the cas6 gene encoding CRISPR-associated endoribonuclease Cas6 yields MVRRPKNKINPPSSNSDWPLETEIVGLEFELATKVDVSLYPQYTIGLHAWFLDQVRSTNPELSAYLHDGESEKPFTISALDGELVSSGKQLKILANQTYRWYVTALSNRVVQWLAQWVKNLPTEVSLRNAPLQILGCNVVHPPTTYAQLLDAEHGENLSLRFISPTSFRRKGHHLPLPLPMNVFHSYLRRWNDFSGIPVDQDSFLDWIDESVLITRHQIASMKILAGKKGAVTGFTGSVEFSLAKQATQNTEFSRLFYALGKLAPYCGTGHKTTFGLGQTRLGWSSQVVAEVPEVESLLASRIAELTEIFTSQRKRTGGDRASEVASKWATILARREMGESLQVVANDLQMPYETVKTYAKLARRALKVE; encoded by the coding sequence ATGGTGCGTCGTCCCAAGAACAAAATCAATCCCCCCAGTTCTAACTCTGACTGGCCTCTAGAGACGGAAATAGTGGGTTTGGAATTTGAGTTAGCCACAAAAGTAGATGTTTCTTTATATCCGCAGTACACCATTGGACTACACGCTTGGTTTCTTGACCAAGTACGTTCGACTAACCCAGAACTTTCGGCTTATCTCCATGACGGCGAGTCAGAGAAGCCTTTTACTATCTCTGCGTTGGATGGGGAATTGGTGAGTAGTGGTAAGCAGTTAAAAATTTTGGCGAATCAAACCTATCGTTGGTATGTGACGGCGTTATCTAATAGAGTAGTGCAGTGGTTGGCGCAGTGGGTGAAAAATCTCCCTACTGAGGTGAGTTTGCGAAACGCACCTTTACAAATTCTGGGGTGCAATGTGGTTCATCCACCTACAACTTACGCGCAATTGCTAGATGCTGAACATGGAGAAAATCTGAGTTTAAGATTTATCAGTCCTACTAGCTTTCGTCGCAAGGGTCATCATTTACCCTTACCTTTACCAATGAATGTTTTCCACAGTTACCTGCGCCGTTGGAATGATTTTTCTGGTATTCCAGTAGACCAAGACTCGTTTTTAGATTGGATAGATGAGTCTGTGTTGATTACTCGTCACCAAATTGCTTCAATGAAAATACTGGCGGGGAAAAAGGGTGCGGTAACAGGTTTTACAGGATCAGTAGAATTTAGTTTAGCGAAACAAGCCACACAGAACACAGAATTTTCTCGGTTGTTTTATGCTTTGGGTAAGTTAGCACCCTATTGCGGAACTGGTCATAAAACAACATTTGGCTTGGGTCAAACCCGCTTGGGTTGGTCATCACAAGTGGTTGCAGAAGTCCCAGAGGTGGAAAGTTTGTTGGCGAGTAGAATTGCAGAGTTAACAGAGATATTTACATCTCAACGCAAAAGGACAGGGGGCGATCGCGCTTCTGAGGTAGCATCAAAGTGGGCTACTATCTTAGCACGCCGGGAAATGGGCGAGTCTTTGCAAGTGGTAGCGAATGATTTGCAAATGCCTTATGAAACGGTGAAGACTTACGCTAAGTTGGCGCGCCGTGCTTTGAAGGTTGAGTGA
- a CDS encoding cobalt-precorrin-6A reductase has protein sequence MKRVLILGGTGDAAELTAKIATIPGVEAIASLAGRTREPSLPDGNVRIGGFGGAAGLADYLRQMQIDLLIDATHPFANQISWNAATAANQVNIPRLMLTRPAWEKVAGDRWLEVDNHQAAAQILAKQAKRVFLTVGRQELAAFAHLQHIWFLMRMIDPPSNGTFIPPGEILCDRGPFTLEDERKILTQYKIDTIVSKNSGGNATYPKIIAAREQGIPVVIVNRPPIPPGEQVAKVEDAITWLLQKIETKC, from the coding sequence TTGAAACGGGTTTTAATTCTAGGTGGAACTGGAGATGCGGCGGAGTTAACTGCTAAAATTGCCACTATCCCAGGGGTAGAAGCGATCGCATCTTTAGCCGGTCGCACTCGTGAACCATCACTCCCCGATGGAAACGTGCGGATTGGCGGCTTTGGCGGTGCGGCGGGATTAGCCGATTATTTACGTCAGATGCAAATTGATCTACTCATTGATGCTACCCATCCCTTCGCCAATCAGATTTCCTGGAATGCAGCGACAGCAGCAAATCAAGTCAATATACCCAGATTAATGTTAACTCGCCCGGCTTGGGAAAAAGTAGCAGGCGATCGCTGGCTAGAAGTAGATAATCATCAAGCTGCGGCTCAAATTTTGGCAAAACAAGCCAAAAGAGTCTTTTTAACAGTCGGGAGACAAGAATTAGCAGCCTTTGCTCATTTACAGCATATTTGGTTTTTGATGCGAATGATTGACCCCCCCAGCAATGGGACTTTCATCCCACCAGGGGAAATATTATGCGATCGCGGCCCCTTTACATTAGAAGACGAGCGAAAAATTCTCACTCAATACAAAATTGACACCATAGTCAGCAAGAATAGTGGAGGTAACGCCACCTACCCCAAAATCATCGCCGCCAGAGAACAAGGAATACCAGTTGTCATAGTCAACCGTCCCCCCATCCCACCAGGAGAACAAGTAGCCAAAGTTGAAGACGCAATCACATGGCTACTACAGAAAATCGAGACTAAGTGCTGA
- a CDS encoding HAMP domain-containing protein — MATEQLTKESDHLDLKELLKTLTSVKKGDFSARMPIDQTGIAGKIADTLNDIIDQNERMAAELKRISNVVGKEGKISERASLGNVRGSWSDCVNSVNTLITDLVQPTAETTRVIRAVANGDLSQTIATEIDARPLKGEFLQTANIVNTMVTRLSSFAGEVTRVAREVGTEGKLGVQAEVRGVAGTWKDLTDNVNLMAGNLTGQVRNIAEVATAIANGDLSKKITVDVKGEILELKNTVNTMVDQLNSFASEVTRVAREVGTEGKLGVQAEVRGVAGTWKDLTDNVNLMAGNLTAQVRNIAEVTTAVANGDLSKKITVDVKGEILELKNTVNIMVDQLNSFASEVTRVAREVGAEGKLGGQAEVKGVAGTWKDLTDSVNFMAGSLTAQVRNIAEVTTAVANGDLSKKITVDVKGEILELKNTINTMVDQLNSFASEVTRVAREVGTEGKLGVQAEVRGVAGTWKDLTDNVNLMAGNLTGQVRNIAEVATAIANGDLSKKITVDVRGEIFELKNTINIMVDQLSSFASEVTRVAREVGSEGKLGVQADVRGVAGTWKDLTDSVNFMAGSLTAQVRNIAEVTTAVATGDLSKKITVDVKGEILELKNTINTMVDQLNSFASEVTRVAREVGSEGKLGVQAEVRGVAGTWKDLTDSVNFMAGSLTAQVRNIAEVTTAVANGDLSKKITVDVKGEILELKNTINTMVDQLSSFASEVTRVAREVGTEGKLGVQAEVRGVAGTWKDLTGAVNMMAGNLTDQVRNIAEVATAIANGDLSKKITVQVKGEILELKNTINIMVDQLNSFASEVTRVAREVGSEGKLGVQADVKGVAGTWKDLTDSVNFMAGSLTAQVRNIAAVTTAVANGDLSKKISVDVKGEILELKNTVNTMVDQLNSFASEVTRVAREVGTEGKLGVQAEVKGVAGTWKDLTDSVNFMAGSLTAQVRNIAEVTTAVANGDLSKKITVDVKGEILELKNTINTMVDQLNSFASEVTRVAREVGTEGKLGVQAYVRGVGGTWKDLTDNVNLMAGNLTAQVRNIAEVTKAVANGDLSKKITVDVKGEILELKNTINTMVDQLSSFASEVTRVAREVGTEGKLGGQALVQGVAGTWKDLTDNVNSMAGNLTAQVRGIARVVTAVANGDLKRKLMLDAKGEIETLAETINEMIDTLATFANQVTTVAREVGIEGKLGGQAKVPGAAGTWKDLTDNVNELAATLTTQLRAIAEVATAVTKGDLTRSIAVEAQGEVAILKDNINQMIANLRETTQKNTEQDWLKTNLAKFTRMLQGQRDLETVSKLILSELAPLVSAQHGVFYLMENGENPPASYLKLLSTYAYRERKHLANRFHLGEGLVGQCALEKERILLTEVPSDYIKISSGLGEANPLNAVVLPVLFEGQVTAVIELAAFRRFSEIHLTFFDQLTESIAIVLNTIAASMRTEELLKQSQSLAQELQTQQNELRETNKRLEQQAQSLKTSEDLLRGQQEELQQTNAELEEKAELLALQKKEVERKNQEIEQARRSLEEKAEQLALSSRYKSEFLANMSHELRTPLNSLLILAKLLTDNVDGNLTAKQVEYSQTIYSAGNELLALINDILDLAKIESGTMSIHVTSIPLSELAEQIERSFGQMAQNKGLAFAIEFAPDLPSNVSTDIKRLQQVLKNLLSNAFKFTERGEVRLRIEVAKQGWSDHQPTLSHAQTVLAFVVSDTGIGIAPDKQKIIFEAFQQADGTTSRKYGGTGLGLSISREIAHLLGGEIKLVSYLGQGSTFTFYLPQFSAESVSSTPQSTPFSKVRYTNGNTKDEQLRPANVVYQNPIVQDDRDSISKTASENKVLLIIEDDVNFARILVDMARQHGFQVITAQTGTDGLKLAKEFLPMAILLDIRLPEMDGWTVLSRLKRDPTTRHIPVHIMTVEEGRQRGLLLGAIAYLQKPVTSEAMSEALYKIRGFVERRVKNLLVVEDDDLQRQSIVELIGNNDVVTVAVGTGAAALEAIRTQEFDCLVLDLGLPDMTGFELIEQIKREPNSTTLPIVVYTGREITPTQETELRRIAETIIIKDVRSPERLFDETALFLHRVQANLPTPKREILEQLYSQDNSLVGKKVLIVDDDVRNIFALTSMLERYQMQVIYAENGREGISLLEVTPDIDVVLMDVMMPEMDGYETMRLIRQNQQFQNLPIIALTAKAMQGDRDHCIAAGASDYIAKPVDTEQLLSLLRVWLYAS; from the coding sequence ATGGCAACCGAACAGTTAACTAAAGAATCTGACCACCTGGATTTAAAAGAGCTACTCAAAACCCTGACATCTGTAAAAAAAGGTGATTTTTCTGCTCGGATGCCAATTGACCAAACTGGTATAGCTGGGAAAATAGCTGATACGCTCAACGATATCATTGACCAAAATGAGCGCATGGCAGCAGAGCTAAAGCGCATTAGCAATGTTGTTGGCAAAGAGGGCAAAATTAGTGAACGTGCCTCATTAGGAAATGTCCGTGGTTCGTGGTCAGATTGTGTCAATTCTGTCAATACTCTAATTACAGATTTAGTTCAGCCTACGGCAGAAACTACACGGGTGATTCGGGCTGTAGCTAACGGTGACTTATCCCAAACCATCGCCACAGAAATTGACGCTAGACCCCTGAAGGGAGAGTTTCTGCAAACTGCCAACATTGTCAATACGATGGTGACAAGGCTGAGTTCCTTTGCTGGTGAAGTGACGCGGGTAGCGCGGGAAGTGGGAACCGAAGGCAAACTGGGTGTACAAGCAGAAGTACGAGGTGTTGCCGGGACTTGGAAAGACTTAACCGATAACGTCAACTTGATGGCAGGAAACCTCACCGGACAGGTGCGGAACATTGCAGAAGTCGCAACCGCGATCGCCAATGGTGATTTATCGAAGAAAATTACAGTTGATGTCAAAGGCGAAATTTTAGAGTTGAAAAACACCGTCAATACAATGGTGGATCAACTTAATTCTTTTGCATCGGAAGTTACTAGGGTAGCGCGGGAAGTAGGAACGGAAGGCAAACTGGGTGTACAAGCAGAAGTTAGAGGCGTTGCTGGGACTTGGAAAGACTTAACTGATAACGTCAACCTGATGGCAGGGAATCTGACAGCACAGGTACGGAATATTGCGGAAGTGACGACAGCTGTAGCGAATGGTGACTTGTCGAAGAAAATCACCGTGGATGTCAAGGGAGAGATTCTAGAGTTGAAAAACACCGTCAACATCATGGTGGATCAACTGAACTCCTTTGCATCAGAAGTTACCAGGGTGGCGCGGGAGGTAGGCGCAGAAGGAAAATTAGGTGGTCAAGCAGAAGTTAAAGGCGTGGCGGGGACGTGGAAAGACTTGACCGACAGTGTAAACTTCATGGCGGGGAGTTTGACGGCGCAGGTAAGAAATATTGCCGAGGTGACGACGGCGGTAGCGAATGGCGACCTATCCAAGAAAATCACCGTGGATGTGAAGGGTGAAATTTTGGAGCTGAAAAACACGATTAATACAATGGTGGATCAGCTCAACTCCTTTGCTTCTGAGGTAACAAGGGTGGCGCGGGAAGTGGGAACAGAAGGCAAACTGGGTGTACAAGCAGAAGTACGAGGCGTTGCCGGGACTTGGAAAGACTTAACCGATAATGTCAACTTGATGGCAGGAAACCTCACAGGACAGGTGCGGAATATTGCTGAGGTAGCAACCGCGATCGCTAACGGAGATTTATCGAAGAAAATTACTGTTGATGTCAGGGGTGAAATTTTTGAGTTGAAAAACACGATTAATATCATGGTGGATCAACTCAGTTCCTTTGCATCAGAAGTTACCAGGGTGGCACGAGAAGTAGGTAGTGAAGGGAAACTGGGTGTACAAGCTGATGTCAGAGGTGTTGCCGGTACGTGGAAAGACTTGACTGACAGCGTGAACTTCATGGCAGGGAGTTTGACGGCACAGGTAAGAAATATTGCCGAGGTGACAACGGCGGTAGCGACTGGCGACTTGTCCAAAAAAATCACCGTGGATGTGAAGGGTGAAATTCTGGAGTTGAAGAACACGATTAATACAATGGTGGATCAGCTCAACTCCTTTGCATCAGAAGTTACTAGGGTGGCGCGAGAGGTAGGTAGTGAAGGGAAACTGGGAGTACAAGCCGAAGTGCGAGGCGTGGCGGGTACGTGGAAAGACTTGACCGATAGTGTGAACTTCATGGCGGGGAGTTTGACGGCGCAGGTAAGAAATATTGCCGAAGTAACGACGGCGGTAGCGAACGGCGACCTATCCAAAAAAATCACCGTGGATGTGAAGGGCGAAATTTTGGAGTTGAAAAACACGATTAACACAATGGTGGATCAACTCAGTTCCTTTGCATCAGAAGTGACCAGGGTAGCGCGGGAGGTGGGAACAGAAGGAAAGTTGGGTGTACAAGCCGAAGTGCGCGGTGTGGCGGGTACATGGAAGGACTTAACCGGCGCGGTGAATATGATGGCAGGCAACCTCACCGACCAAGTCAGGAACATTGCCGAAGTAGCAACTGCGATCGCAAATGGTGACTTATCCAAGAAAATCACGGTACAAGTCAAAGGCGAAATTCTGGAGTTGAAAAACACAATCAATATCATGGTGGATCAGCTCAACTCCTTTGCTTCTGAGGTGACAAGGGTAGCGCGAGAAGTAGGTAGTGAAGGGAAACTGGGTGTACAAGCCGATGTCAAGGGTGTCGCCGGTACATGGAAAGACTTGACCGACAGTGTGAACTTCATGGCGGGGAGTTTGACGGCACAGGTAAGAAACATTGCGGCGGTGACAACGGCTGTAGCTAACGGCGACCTGTCGAAGAAAATTTCCGTGGATGTCAAAGGCGAAATTCTGGAGTTGAAAAACACCGTCAATACAATGGTGGATCAGCTCAACTCTTTTGCCTCAGAGGTGACAAGGGTAGCGCGGGAGGTGGGAACAGAAGGAAAGCTGGGCGTACAAGCCGAAGTCAAAGGTGTGGCGGGTACGTGGAAGGACTTGACCGACAGCGTGAACTTTATGGCGGGGAGTTTGACGGCACAGGTAAGAAATATTGCCGAGGTGACAACGGCGGTAGCCAATGGCGACCTGTCGAAGAAAATCACCGTGGATGTGAAGGGTGAAATTTTGGAGTTGAAAAACACGATTAATACAATGGTGGATCAGCTCAACTCCTTTGCTTCTGAGGTGACAAGGGTCGCCAGAGAAGTGGGAACAGAAGGAAAACTGGGTGTACAAGCCTACGTCCGGGGTGTGGGTGGGACTTGGAAAGACTTGACAGATAACGTCAACTTGATGGCGGGAAATCTCACAGCCCAAGTGCGGAACATTGCAGAAGTGACGAAGGCGGTAGCCAATGGCGACCTGTCGAAGAAAATCACCGTGGATGTCAAAGGTGAAATTTTGGAGTTGAAAAACACGATTAATACAATGGTGGATCAACTCAGTTCCTTTGCCTCGGAAGTAACAAGGGTAGCGCGGGAGGTAGGAACAGAAGGGAAATTAGGTGGTCAAGCCTTAGTCCAAGGTGTAGCGGGAACCTGGAAAGACTTAACAGATAACGTTAACTCGATGGCGGGGAACTTGACAGCCCAAGTGCGGGGTATCGCCAGAGTTGTGACGGCGGTGGCGAATGGTGACTTAAAACGCAAACTGATGTTAGATGCCAAAGGGGAAATTGAAACCTTGGCGGAAACCATCAACGAAATGATTGATACCCTAGCTACCTTTGCTAATCAGGTGACGACAGTGGCGCGGGAAGTGGGGATTGAAGGGAAGTTAGGCGGTCAAGCTAAAGTTCCGGGGGCGGCTGGGACGTGGAAAGACCTCACGGACAACGTCAACGAATTAGCGGCAACATTGACTACCCAGTTACGGGCGATCGCGGAAGTAGCTACAGCCGTAACTAAAGGCGATTTAACCCGTTCTATTGCTGTGGAAGCCCAAGGGGAAGTGGCAATCCTCAAAGACAACATCAACCAGATGATTGCCAATCTCAGGGAGACCACCCAGAAAAATACTGAGCAAGACTGGTTAAAAACTAACCTCGCTAAATTCACTCGGATGTTGCAAGGTCAGCGTGACTTAGAAACCGTATCTAAACTCATCCTCTCAGAACTTGCACCCCTTGTCAGCGCGCAACACGGCGTTTTCTACCTAATGGAAAATGGCGAAAATCCACCAGCATCATACTTGAAACTACTCAGTACCTACGCCTACCGCGAACGTAAACATCTAGCTAACCGCTTCCATTTAGGAGAAGGTTTAGTGGGGCAATGTGCTTTAGAAAAAGAACGCATTTTGTTAACAGAAGTCCCCAGTGACTATATCAAAATTAGCTCCGGTTTAGGAGAAGCCAATCCCCTGAATGCAGTAGTATTACCTGTGCTATTTGAGGGACAAGTCACGGCGGTAATTGAATTAGCTGCTTTCCGCCGCTTTAGTGAAATTCATTTAACGTTCTTCGACCAACTCACCGAAAGTATTGCGATCGTTCTCAACACCATTGCCGCCTCGATGCGTACCGAAGAATTACTCAAACAATCCCAGTCTCTGGCACAAGAACTACAAACTCAACAAAATGAACTCCGCGAAACTAACAAGCGGCTGGAACAACAAGCCCAATCACTCAAAACCTCGGAAGACTTATTACGGGGACAACAGGAAGAATTACAGCAAACCAATGCCGAACTAGAAGAAAAGGCCGAACTGTTAGCCCTCCAGAAAAAAGAAGTAGAGCGAAAAAATCAAGAAATTGAACAAGCTAGACGGTCATTAGAAGAGAAAGCCGAACAACTAGCCCTCTCATCTCGATATAAGTCGGAATTTTTAGCGAATATGTCCCATGAATTGCGGACACCCCTAAACAGCTTGTTGATTTTGGCCAAATTGTTAACAGATAACGTTGATGGTAATCTCACCGCTAAACAAGTGGAGTACAGCCAAACCATCTACTCAGCCGGTAATGAACTGTTGGCATTAATCAATGACATTTTAGATTTAGCCAAAATTGAATCGGGTACAATGTCAATTCATGTGACTTCGATACCTTTATCTGAGTTGGCTGAACAGATTGAACGGAGTTTTGGGCAAATGGCTCAAAATAAAGGTCTGGCTTTTGCCATTGAATTTGCGCCTGATTTGCCTAGCAACGTGAGTACAGATATCAAACGCTTGCAGCAAGTCTTAAAAAATCTCCTCTCGAATGCCTTTAAATTTACGGAACGGGGTGAAGTCCGGCTGAGGATTGAGGTAGCCAAACAAGGATGGAGTGATCATCAACCGACTTTAAGCCATGCCCAGACAGTGTTAGCTTTCGTTGTCAGTGATACAGGTATTGGCATTGCACCTGATAAACAGAAAATTATCTTTGAAGCCTTTCAGCAAGCTGATGGCACAACCAGCCGCAAATACGGCGGTACTGGATTAGGCTTATCTATTAGCCGAGAAATTGCTCATCTGTTAGGTGGAGAAATTAAACTTGTCAGCTATCTTGGTCAAGGAAGTACATTTACCTTCTATTTACCCCAGTTCAGTGCAGAATCTGTATCCTCAACTCCGCAGAGTACGCCCTTCTCTAAAGTACGCTACACAAACGGGAACACCAAGGATGAACAGCTACGCCCAGCAAATGTCGTTTACCAAAACCCTATTGTCCAAGACGACCGCGACAGCATTAGCAAAACAGCATCAGAGAATAAAGTATTACTCATTATTGAAGATGACGTTAATTTTGCCCGGATTTTAGTAGATATGGCACGACAGCACGGATTCCAGGTAATTACCGCCCAAACTGGTACAGATGGGCTGAAACTAGCCAAAGAATTTTTACCAATGGCGATTTTACTGGATATTCGCTTACCCGAAATGGATGGATGGACAGTGCTGAGTCGCCTCAAACGTGACCCGACTACCCGTCATATTCCTGTACACATTATGACCGTCGAAGAAGGACGGCAACGGGGTTTACTACTAGGTGCGATCGCTTATTTACAAAAACCAGTAACTAGTGAAGCGATGTCCGAAGCCCTGTATAAAATTAGAGGTTTTGTAGAACGGCGAGTGAAGAATTTACTGGTGGTGGAAGATGATGATTTGCAACGTCAAAGCATTGTTGAACTCATTGGCAATAACGATGTAGTAACTGTGGCTGTTGGTACGGGTGCCGCCGCCCTAGAAGCCATTCGCACTCAGGAATTTGATTGCTTAGTTCTAGATTTAGGTTTACCTGATATGACAGGTTTTGAACTCATAGAACAAATCAAGCGAGAACCCAACAGTACAACTTTGCCCATAGTTGTCTACACAGGTAGAGAAATCACTCCCACTCAAGAAACAGAACTCAGACGGATAGCCGAAACCATTATCATTAAAGATGTGCGATCGCCCGAACGTCTCTTTGATGAAACCGCATTATTCCTTCACCGCGTCCAGGCAAATTTACCCACACCCAAGCGGGAAATCTTAGAACAACTATATTCTCAAGACAATTCTTTAGTGGGCAAAAAAGTGCTAATCGTTGACGATGATGTGCGTAACATCTTCGCCCTCACTAGTATGCTAGAACGCTACCAAATGCAGGTCATATATGCAGAAAACGGTAGAGAAGGGATTAGCTTGTTAGAAGTAACACCTGATATTGATGTGGTCTTGATGGATGTGATGATGCCAGAAATGGATGGTTACGAAACCATGCGGCTAATTCGCCAGAATCAGCAATTTCAGAACTTACCAATTATCGCTCTCACTGCCAAAGCCATGCAAGGCGATCGCGATCACTGCATCGCCGCCGGTGCCTCAGACTACATTGCGAAACCAGTAGATACAGAACAACTACTATCTTTATTACGAGTTTGGCTTTATGCGTCGTAG
- a CDS encoding Uma2 family endonuclease produces the protein MFKYNPLDCLPSSAELPDSDDTPVDNELQILIPNLLLAILAAIWQSRDDWFFGINMGIYHTPNQGAIVPDGFLSLGVERFVGENGRSSYVLWEEDGIPPILALEVVSQTYNGEYEQKKIDYAELGILYYVIYAPTRLRRKRQRLEVYRLVEGQYILLSGDQIWMPEIGLGIGRERGTYQGMTREWLFWYDEQGQRYLTPEEANFQQQQQLEQTQQQLQELLTKLQQKGIDPNTL, from the coding sequence ATGTTCAAATACAATCCATTAGACTGCTTACCGTCATCGGCAGAATTACCAGATTCAGACGATACACCAGTGGATAACGAACTGCAAATATTAATTCCCAATTTGTTGTTAGCCATCTTAGCGGCAATCTGGCAAAGCCGTGATGATTGGTTTTTCGGGATCAATATGGGTATCTATCATACGCCAAATCAAGGTGCGATCGTTCCAGATGGATTTTTGAGTCTGGGTGTAGAACGTTTCGTGGGTGAAAATGGACGTTCTAGTTATGTTTTGTGGGAAGAAGACGGTATTCCGCCAATTTTAGCTTTAGAAGTAGTTTCGCAAACTTACAACGGTGAGTATGAACAGAAAAAAATCGATTATGCCGAATTAGGTATTTTGTATTATGTTATTTACGCACCGACGCGGCTACGGCGTAAGCGTCAACGTTTAGAAGTTTATCGCCTAGTGGAAGGTCAGTATATTTTACTGTCAGGTGATCAAATCTGGATGCCTGAAATTGGCTTAGGTATTGGACGCGAACGGGGAACTTATCAAGGTATGACACGGGAATGGCTGTTTTGGTATGATGAACAGGGGCAAAGATATCTCACACCAGAAGAAGCCAACTTTCAACAACAGCAACAATTAGAACAAACTCAGCAACAACTCCAAGAACTTTTAACTAAATTACAACAAAAAGGAATTGACCCCAACACACTTTAA